A stretch of the Flavobacterium sp. 5 genome encodes the following:
- a CDS encoding anti-sigma factor, with product MKNENEKLDQLFENLENQWDIQEMDNQHLDRFSKKMVLKKKKRNYSFFYAVAASVVVLLSITLFYTNNDKPRELKFASKETKQTDSIFTVLIRNELEKVKEKKSPENEKIINDALKQMKSLDSDYEKIVHELEVNGESKPIIYAMISNLQTRISFLQNVLQRIEETEKFKNLNDEKTI from the coding sequence ATGAAGAATGAAAATGAAAAATTAGATCAATTATTTGAAAATTTAGAAAATCAATGGGATATTCAGGAAATGGATAATCAACATTTAGATCGGTTTTCAAAGAAAATGGTTCTTAAAAAGAAAAAAAGAAATTACAGTTTTTTCTATGCTGTTGCTGCTTCAGTGGTTGTTTTATTAAGTATTACATTGTTTTATACAAATAATGATAAACCAAGAGAATTGAAATTTGCTTCCAAAGAAACAAAACAAACCGATTCAATTTTTACTGTTTTGATTAGAAATGAATTAGAAAAAGTTAAAGAGAAAAAATCTCCAGAAAATGAAAAAATTATAAATGATGCATTAAAACAAATGAAATCGCTAGATAGCGATTATGAAAAAATAGTGCATGAATTGGAAGTAAACGGAGAAAGTAAACCAATTATTTATGCCATGATTAGTAACCTTCAAACTCGGATTTCGTTTTTGCAAAATGTATTGCAACGTATTGAAGAAACTGAAAAATTTAAAAACTTAAACGATGAAAAAACAATTTAA
- the porQ gene encoding type IX secretion system protein PorQ, producing MSQKLIIYYLLLICSVSYGQIGGKYTYEFLNLITSPRQAALGGKTITIYDEDVNQALFNPASINEEMDNHLSLNYGNYYQEVTYGTASYAYTYDQHLQTFQAGINYINYGKFDGYDENGLPTSSFTGSEIALSLGYAYNIPYTDIHIGANAKFIESTLESYNSFGAAVDLGMVYIDEKNDVNWALTLMNIGTQFTTYDGTREQLPFEIIAGVSQELEHVPLRWHLTVENLQQWNLSFSNPVNSQTSIDGTVTEEKVSFFNNALRHMILGAELFPKKAFNIRLGYNFRRGTELQIQDQRNFSGLSLGFGLKLNKLKLNYSYSKYTLAGNTSLFGLVINFGE from the coding sequence ATGTCCCAAAAACTTATAATTTATTATTTGCTCTTAATTTGTTCTGTTTCATACGGACAAATAGGAGGGAAGTACACTTATGAGTTTTTAAATTTGATTACTTCACCAAGACAAGCTGCATTGGGAGGAAAAACAATTACCATTTATGATGAAGATGTCAATCAGGCACTTTTTAATCCTGCATCAATCAATGAAGAAATGGACAATCATTTGTCTTTAAATTATGGTAATTATTACCAAGAGGTTACTTATGGAACCGCTTCTTACGCTTACACTTACGATCAGCATTTGCAAACATTTCAAGCAGGCATCAATTACATCAATTATGGGAAATTTGATGGATATGATGAAAACGGATTACCAACTTCCTCATTTACAGGAAGTGAAATAGCACTTTCTCTGGGCTACGCTTACAATATTCCATACACAGACATTCATATAGGAGCTAATGCAAAATTTATAGAATCTACATTAGAAAGCTATAACTCTTTTGGAGCAGCAGTAGATTTAGGTATGGTGTATATTGATGAAAAAAACGATGTAAATTGGGCTTTAACCCTAATGAATATTGGAACACAATTCACCACCTACGACGGAACGAGAGAACAACTGCCTTTTGAAATTATCGCAGGTGTTTCTCAAGAACTAGAACATGTGCCTTTACGCTGGCACTTAACTGTTGAAAATCTACAACAATGGAATTTGTCTTTTTCAAATCCTGTTAATTCACAAACTTCGATTGATGGCACTGTTACCGAAGAAAAAGTATCGTTTTTTAACAATGCTCTTCGTCACATGATTTTGGGTGCAGAACTTTTCCCTAAAAAAGCCTTTAATATTAGATTAGGATACAATTTTAGAAGAGGCACTGAATTACAAATTCAAGATCAACGGAATTTCTCAGGACTTTCATTGGGCTTTGGACTTAAACTGAATAAATTAAAATTAAATTACTCCTATTCTAAATATACTTTGGCAGGAAATACGAGTTTGTTTGGATTGGTAATTAATTTTGGAGAATGA
- a CDS encoding MFS transporter: MADLAKGSKKLLNAWAFYDWANSVYPLVISTAIFPLFYLALFPKDHLYIDVFGMTLKNSALISFVTAAAFLMVAIISPLLSGIADYVGNKKSFMKFFCYMGAISCIGLNWFSLENIYVGLLFYFLGLIGFWGSLVFYNSYLPDIAYPEQQDAVSAKGYSLGYIGSVILLIVNLGMVMFPDTFGISGTKGEAAMKAMRYSFVMVGIWWILFSQYTYYFLPKGNKTEKQKVTKAVIFNGFNELKKVWKLLDTNIPLKRYLTSFFVYSMAVQTVMLIATYFGSQEIAWESPSQSQTGLIICILLIQLVAVCGAIITSKASAKFGNIPTLIVINCIWVALCSTAYFITTPNEFYVMAALVGLVMGGIQALSRSTYSKLLPETEDTASFFSFYDVTEKIGIVIGMCVYGIIDQITGSPRLAIVFLAVFFVIGILLLRRVPKNDAVSKN; encoded by the coding sequence ATGGCAGATTTAGCAAAAGGCAGTAAAAAATTATTAAACGCTTGGGCATTTTACGATTGGGCTAATTCCGTTTACCCATTGGTAATTTCCACAGCTATATTTCCATTATTTTATTTAGCTTTATTTCCTAAAGATCATCTCTATATTGATGTATTTGGTATGACCTTAAAAAATTCAGCATTAATTAGTTTTGTTACTGCTGCAGCTTTTTTGATGGTTGCTATTATTTCACCTTTATTATCAGGAATTGCCGATTATGTTGGAAATAAAAAATCCTTCATGAAATTCTTTTGTTACATGGGAGCCATTTCTTGTATTGGTTTAAACTGGTTTAGTTTAGAAAATATTTACGTCGGATTGCTTTTTTACTTTTTAGGTTTAATTGGTTTTTGGGGTAGTTTAGTTTTCTATAATTCTTATTTACCTGATATCGCTTACCCAGAGCAACAAGATGCTGTAAGTGCCAAAGGATATTCCCTTGGCTATATTGGTAGTGTAATATTATTAATTGTAAATTTAGGAATGGTCATGTTTCCTGATACTTTTGGTATTTCGGGTACTAAAGGGGAAGCAGCTATGAAAGCCATGCGCTATTCTTTTGTAATGGTTGGAATTTGGTGGATACTCTTCAGTCAATACACTTATTATTTTTTACCAAAAGGAAATAAAACTGAAAAACAAAAAGTTACTAAAGCAGTTATTTTTAATGGTTTTAATGAATTAAAAAAGGTTTGGAAACTATTAGATACCAACATTCCATTAAAAAGATATTTAACGAGCTTTTTTGTTTACAGTATGGCCGTTCAAACTGTGATGTTAATTGCTACCTATTTTGGTTCTCAAGAAATTGCATGGGAGTCGCCAAGTCAAAGTCAAACAGGATTGATTATATGTATTTTATTAATTCAATTAGTGGCAGTTTGTGGTGCGATTATAACGTCAAAAGCTTCTGCTAAATTCGGAAATATACCAACTCTTATTGTAATTAATTGTATCTGGGTAGCACTTTGTTCTACTGCCTATTTTATAACTACTCCTAACGAATTTTATGTAATGGCAGCATTGGTTGGACTTGTAATGGGAGGAATCCAAGCATTATCGCGTTCAACCTATTCAAAATTATTACCTGAGACAGAGGACACAGCTTCATTTTTTAGTTTTTATGATGTTACTGAAAAAATTGGGATTGTAATAGGGATGTGCGTTTATGGTATTATTGATCAAATTACTGGAAGCCCAAGATTAGCTATTGTCTTTTTGGCAGTATTCTTTGTTATTGGAATTTTGCTTTTGAGAAGAGTACCAAAAAATGACGCCGTATCAAAAAACTAA
- the lon gene encoding endopeptidase La, whose product MSNHKILTIDNLSLQEFDSEAELIPLLTPEDEEEMNNEELPEFLPILPLRNTVLFPGVVIPISAGRDKSIKLINDANADGKVIGVVAQINEDDEDPTFDDINKVGTVARILRVLKMPDGNVTVILQGKKRFEIDEVVSDSPYLKAKIKEVPEKRPAKKDTEFNAIIDSVKELAVKIISESPNIPTEATFAIKNIGSPSFLINFVSSNMNLSVKEKQDLLSINGLKERALETLRYMNVELQKLELKNDIQSKVRFDLDQQQREYFLHQQMKTIQEELGGVSHEEEIDEMSLKAKTKNWDEKTQTHFEKELSKMRRMNPQAPDFGIQRNYLELFLDLPWSDYSKDNFDLKHAQKILDKDHFGLEDVKKRMIEHLAVLKLRNDMKSPIICLTGPPGVGKTSIGRSVAEALGREYVRISLGGLRDEAEIRGHRKTYIGAMPGRIIQSLKKAGTSNPVFVLDEIDKLSSSHSGDPSSALLEVLDPEQNNAFYDNFLEMGYDLSKVMFIATSNNMSAIQPALIDRMEVIKMSGYTIEEKVEIARKHLFSKQLTAHGLKAKDLTIGKKQLEKIVEGYTRESGVRGLENKIAQIVRNAAKSVAMDEEYNKKVTDEDIIKVLGVPRLERDKYENNEVAGVVTGLAWTSVGGDILFIESLLSPGKGSMTITGNLGIVMKESATIALEYIKANAELLGLNPEVLTKYNIHLHVPEGATPKDGPSAGIAMLTSLVSLLSQKRVKKNLAMTGEITLRGKVLPVGGIKEKILAAKRANIKEIILCHENKSDIDEIKAEYLEGLSFHYVKEMSEVLELAITKDKVKNAKDLK is encoded by the coding sequence ATGTCAAATCATAAAATACTTACTATTGACAATCTGTCACTTCAAGAATTTGATTCGGAAGCCGAATTAATTCCATTATTGACTCCTGAGGATGAGGAAGAAATGAATAATGAAGAATTACCGGAATTTTTACCAATTTTACCTTTACGAAATACTGTTTTGTTTCCAGGAGTTGTTATCCCAATTTCGGCAGGGAGAGATAAATCGATAAAATTGATTAACGACGCCAATGCTGATGGAAAAGTAATTGGAGTAGTGGCTCAAATCAACGAAGATGATGAAGATCCTACATTTGATGATATCAATAAAGTTGGAACTGTAGCCCGTATTCTTCGTGTTTTAAAAATGCCCGATGGGAATGTAACCGTTATTCTTCAAGGGAAAAAGCGTTTCGAAATTGACGAAGTAGTATCGGATTCACCTTATTTGAAAGCAAAAATCAAAGAAGTTCCTGAAAAAAGACCAGCTAAAAAAGATACTGAATTCAATGCTATTATTGATTCCGTAAAAGAATTAGCTGTTAAAATTATCAGCGAAAGCCCAAATATTCCAACAGAAGCTACTTTTGCTATTAAAAACATTGGAAGTCCTTCGTTCTTGATCAATTTTGTTTCTTCCAACATGAATTTATCTGTTAAGGAAAAACAAGACTTGTTATCTATCAATGGATTAAAAGAGCGTGCTTTAGAAACGCTTCGTTACATGAATGTGGAGCTGCAAAAACTAGAGCTCAAAAATGATATCCAATCCAAAGTCCGTTTTGATTTAGACCAACAGCAAAGAGAATATTTCCTGCATCAGCAAATGAAAACCATCCAAGAAGAATTGGGAGGCGTTTCACATGAGGAAGAGATTGACGAAATGAGCTTGAAGGCTAAAACCAAAAATTGGGATGAAAAAACGCAGACACATTTTGAAAAAGAATTGTCGAAAATGCGCAGAATGAATCCGCAAGCTCCTGATTTTGGAATTCAGAGAAATTATTTAGAATTGTTTTTAGATTTGCCTTGGAGCGATTATTCTAAAGATAATTTTGACTTAAAACATGCTCAAAAAATATTAGACAAAGATCATTTTGGTCTAGAAGATGTCAAAAAGAGAATGATTGAACATTTGGCCGTTCTTAAATTAAGAAACGACATGAAATCACCAATTATTTGTTTAACAGGACCTCCAGGAGTTGGTAAAACTTCTATTGGCCGATCTGTTGCAGAAGCATTGGGCAGAGAATATGTACGTATCTCTTTAGGTGGTTTACGTGATGAAGCTGAAATCCGCGGACATAGAAAAACCTATATTGGTGCTATGCCAGGACGTATTATTCAGAGTTTAAAAAAAGCTGGAACATCTAATCCAGTATTTGTTTTGGATGAAATTGATAAATTATCGTCTAGTCATAGCGGCGATCCATCATCTGCATTATTAGAGGTTTTAGATCCTGAACAAAACAATGCTTTTTATGACAATTTCCTTGAAATGGGTTATGATTTATCTAAAGTGATGTTTATAGCAACTTCAAATAACATGTCAGCTATCCAGCCTGCATTGATTGACAGAATGGAAGTTATTAAAATGTCTGGATACACTATTGAAGAAAAAGTTGAAATTGCCAGAAAACATTTGTTCTCAAAACAATTGACTGCCCATGGATTAAAAGCTAAAGATTTGACTATTGGTAAAAAACAATTGGAGAAAATCGTCGAAGGCTATACACGTGAATCTGGAGTTCGCGGATTAGAAAATAAAATTGCTCAAATCGTTCGTAATGCTGCCAAATCAGTAGCAATGGATGAAGAATACAATAAAAAAGTAACTGACGAAGATATTATCAAAGTTCTTGGCGTTCCAAGATTAGAAAGAGACAAGTACGAAAACAATGAAGTTGCTGGTGTTGTAACTGGCCTTGCCTGGACAAGTGTAGGCGGAGATATTTTATTTATTGAATCACTTCTTTCACCAGGAAAAGGTTCAATGACAATTACTGGAAATCTAGGTATTGTAATGAAGGAATCGGCAACAATTGCTTTAGAATATATTAAAGCTAATGCTGAATTATTAGGATTAAATCCTGAAGTATTAACTAAATACAACATCCATTTACACGTACCAGAAGGAGCTACTCCAAAAGATGGTCCTAGTGCTGGTATTGCGATGCTGACATCTTTAGTTTCTTTACTTTCTCAAAAAAGAGTGAAGAAAAACTTAGCCATGACAGGAGAAATTACTTTGAGAGGAAAAGTTTTGCCTGTAGGAGGTATTAAAGAAAAAATATTAGCTGCCAAAAGAGCCAATATCAAAGAAATCATCTTATGTCATGAAAACAAAAGTGATATTGATGAAATTAAAGCTGAATACTTAGAAGGTCTTAGTTTTCACTATGTAAAAGAAATGAGCGAAGTATTAGAATTAGCCATTACAAAAGACAAAGTCAAAAATGCAAAAGATTTAAAATAA
- a CDS encoding M48 family metallopeptidase: MKKILLIGLGILGVFYSCATNPITGKKELNFVSNSELFPSSFQQYGTFLKENKIISGTAEARTVEVVGSKIRAAAEKYSRYLGQTQYLNGYQWEYKLIESKEVNAWCMPGGKIVVYSGILPITKDEAGLATVLGHEVSHALANHGAQRMSASQLQELGAVGVAVATGQQSSEKQQMWQQYYGLGSQVGVMLPFSRSQETEADKIGLILMTIAGYNPDQAIIFWQRMATQSGGSAPSEFLSTHPSDATRMANLKALIPDARSIAAKVNASK; encoded by the coding sequence ATGAAAAAAATTTTATTAATAGGATTAGGGATACTTGGTGTTTTTTATTCTTGTGCCACAAATCCTATCACAGGAAAAAAAGAACTTAATTTTGTATCCAACAGTGAATTATTTCCATCTTCATTTCAACAATATGGAACTTTCTTAAAAGAAAATAAAATAATTTCAGGAACAGCAGAAGCTAGAACAGTAGAAGTAGTTGGATCAAAAATTAGAGCCGCTGCAGAAAAATATTCAAGATATCTCGGGCAAACCCAATACTTAAATGGGTATCAATGGGAATATAAATTAATTGAAAGTAAAGAAGTTAATGCATGGTGTATGCCTGGAGGAAAAATCGTTGTCTATTCAGGAATTTTACCCATAACAAAAGATGAAGCAGGTCTCGCAACAGTTTTAGGGCATGAGGTTTCTCATGCATTAGCAAATCATGGAGCACAAAGAATGAGCGCTTCCCAATTACAAGAATTAGGTGCAGTAGGAGTGGCTGTTGCCACTGGTCAGCAGAGTTCTGAAAAACAACAAATGTGGCAGCAATATTATGGTTTAGGATCCCAAGTAGGAGTAATGCTTCCGTTTAGTAGAAGTCAGGAAACTGAAGCTGATAAAATCGGGCTTATTTTAATGACTATCGCAGGCTATAACCCAGATCAGGCCATTATTTTTTGGCAAAGAATGGCAACACAATCAGGAGGAAGTGCACCCTCAGAATTCCTAAGCACTCACCCTTCTGATGCTACAAGAATGGCAAATTTAAAAGCTTTGATTCCAGACGCAAGATCTATTGCAGCAAAGGTTAATGCTTCCAAATAA
- the glgB gene encoding 1,4-alpha-glucan branching protein GlgB — MNKVQTYSLFTDFDIDLFKAGKHFRLYEKLGAHLIEVDGVKGVYFAVWAPSARTVSVVGDFNYWIQGEHALQVRWDSSGIWEGFIPGIEQGTTYKYKIQSNNGGIITEKADPFAFYCEKPPHTASVVWDLDYKWKDKKWMQTRKEHNDLDKPYSVYEVHLGSWKRHGEENRFLTYLEYAEDLVKYVKETGFTHVEFMPIMEYPYDPSWGYQLVGYFAPTSRFGNPQDFMVLVDKLHQAGIGVILDWVPSHFPEDAHGLGFFDGSNLFEHPDRKKGYHPDWKSLVFNYGRNEVRSFLISNALFWLQHYHIDGLRVDAVASMLYLDYSRNEGEWEPNEFGGRENLDTISFLKDFNEAVYANYEGVQTIAEESTSFPMVSRPTFAGGLGFGMKWMMGWMHDTLEYFQKETVYRKYHQNDLTFSMTYTYTENFMLPLSHDEVVYGKKSIAGRMPGDEWQKFANLRLLYGYMFTHPGTKLLFMGSEFGQSSEWNFQSSLDWHLLQYSFHNGIKLTITKLNKLYKTEPALHEKQFSPEGFEWINYSDHENAVMSYIRKGNDPKDDLIIVLNFTQVVRENYRIGLPKTGKLVEIFNSDSEDFGGSGVKNSKKLSIENNPYDGKEYSTALLLPPLSVTVFKIS; from the coding sequence ATGAACAAAGTACAAACCTATTCGCTTTTTACAGATTTTGATATTGATTTATTTAAAGCAGGTAAACATTTTAGACTTTACGAAAAATTAGGTGCACATCTAATCGAAGTCGATGGAGTAAAAGGAGTATATTTTGCTGTATGGGCTCCATCAGCAAGAACGGTTTCTGTTGTTGGTGATTTTAATTACTGGATTCAAGGAGAACATGCATTGCAAGTTAGATGGGATTCCTCAGGGATCTGGGAAGGGTTTATTCCAGGAATTGAACAAGGAACAACTTATAAATACAAAATACAATCAAACAATGGCGGAATTATTACTGAAAAAGCTGATCCATTTGCTTTTTACTGTGAAAAACCACCACATACTGCTTCTGTTGTTTGGGATCTTGACTACAAATGGAAAGACAAAAAATGGATGCAAACTCGAAAAGAGCACAATGATCTAGATAAACCCTATTCAGTTTACGAAGTACATTTAGGCTCCTGGAAAAGACATGGAGAAGAAAATCGTTTTTTAACCTATTTAGAATATGCAGAGGATCTAGTAAAATATGTAAAAGAAACTGGTTTTACTCACGTAGAATTTATGCCAATTATGGAATATCCTTATGATCCATCATGGGGTTATCAATTAGTAGGGTATTTTGCTCCAACATCCCGTTTTGGAAACCCTCAGGATTTTATGGTGCTTGTAGATAAATTACATCAGGCCGGTATTGGAGTAATTTTAGACTGGGTACCTTCACATTTTCCTGAAGACGCTCATGGGTTAGGTTTTTTTGATGGTTCTAATTTATTTGAACACCCAGATCGTAAAAAAGGATATCATCCAGATTGGAAAAGTCTAGTTTTTAATTATGGTCGAAATGAAGTTCGTTCCTTCTTAATTAGTAATGCGTTATTTTGGTTACAACATTATCATATTGATGGACTTAGAGTAGATGCAGTTGCTTCTATGCTTTACTTAGATTATTCCAGAAATGAAGGGGAGTGGGAGCCTAATGAATTTGGAGGAAGAGAAAACTTAGATACCATTAGCTTTTTAAAAGATTTCAACGAAGCTGTTTATGCAAATTATGAAGGAGTACAAACTATAGCTGAAGAAAGCACATCATTCCCAATGGTATCCCGACCAACATTTGCTGGAGGATTAGGTTTTGGCATGAAATGGATGATGGGTTGGATGCACGATACTTTAGAATATTTCCAAAAAGAAACTGTTTATAGAAAATACCATCAAAATGACTTGACTTTTTCTATGACTTATACCTATACAGAAAATTTCATGTTACCGCTATCACATGATGAAGTAGTTTACGGAAAAAAATCTATTGCAGGAAGAATGCCAGGAGACGAGTGGCAAAAATTTGCTAATCTGCGATTACTTTATGGATATATGTTTACCCATCCAGGAACTAAATTATTATTTATGGGTTCTGAATTTGGACAAAGTAGCGAATGGAATTTTCAGAGCAGCTTAGATTGGCACTTGTTGCAATATTCTTTTCATAACGGAATAAAATTAACCATCACAAAGCTTAATAAACTATACAAAACGGAACCTGCTTTACATGAAAAACAATTTAGTCCAGAGGGTTTTGAATGGATTAATTATTCAGATCATGAGAACGCAGTGATGTCTTATATTAGAAAAGGAAATGATCCAAAAGATGATTTAATTATTGTCCTTAATTTTACTCAAGTAGTAAGAGAAAATTATAGAATAGGCCTACCAAAAACAGGAAAATTGGTAGAAATATTTAATAGCGATTCAGAGGATTTTGGAGGTAGTGGAGTGAAAAACTCAAAAAAACTAAGTATTGAAAACAATCCATATGATGGAAAAGAATATTCAACTGCTTTATTACTTCCTCCTTTAAGCGTTACAGTATTCAAAATTTCCTAA
- a CDS encoding RNA polymerase sigma factor, translated as MNLTHQNIEELITLCKENNQKAQFEIYNRYCKAMYNVAYRIVKDEHFAEDVMQEGFLKAFTKINDFKQEVAFGAWLKRIIVNYSIDFYKKNNQFKTEDFEKTLYKLEENDNDGKEELDFNDLKVKQILETIQSLKYNYSMVLTLFYIEGYDQEEISEILKISYANCRTTLSRAKESLRKKLNEL; from the coding sequence TTGAATCTGACCCATCAAAATATCGAAGAATTAATTACGCTTTGCAAAGAGAATAATCAGAAAGCACAATTTGAGATTTATAATCGCTATTGCAAGGCGATGTATAATGTGGCCTATAGAATTGTGAAAGATGAGCATTTTGCCGAAGACGTTATGCAGGAAGGCTTTTTGAAAGCATTTACTAAAATAAATGATTTCAAACAAGAAGTTGCCTTTGGCGCATGGCTGAAGCGAATAATAGTGAATTACAGCATCGATTTTTACAAAAAAAACAATCAATTTAAAACAGAAGATTTCGAAAAAACGCTGTATAAACTAGAAGAAAACGACAATGATGGAAAAGAAGAGTTAGATTTTAATGATTTAAAAGTCAAGCAGATTTTGGAGACAATTCAGTCCTTGAAATACAATTACAGTATGGTTTTAACTCTATTTTATATAGAAGGTTATGATCAGGAAGAAATAAGTGAAATTCTTAAAATTAGTTACGCCAATTGTCGAACAACTTTAAGCAGAGCTAAAGAAAGTTTAAGAAAAAAATTAAATGAGTTATGA
- a CDS encoding head GIN domain-containing protein, whose translation MKKSLQLIISGAFFITNMGYAQWTKIKGNGKVITENRSTVGYDEVNVSGFFDVVLVSGKEGAITIKGEENLLPYVKVEVKDNVLHIYTEKNINISTKENLILTVPFEEISAVSLSGSGDVSSKNTIVATTFKTKLSGSGDLTLDVKATDFEANLSGSGDVVLTGNSDTFTSKISGSGDVDAVNLITKKANVTISGSGDMKVNCSDSLYARVSGSGDIAYKGNPESKDTKVNGSGEISKI comes from the coding sequence ATGAAAAAATCACTTCAATTAATCATTTCAGGAGCTTTCTTTATAACAAATATGGGATATGCTCAATGGACTAAAATCAAAGGAAATGGAAAAGTAATAACTGAAAACCGATCTACTGTTGGATATGATGAAGTCAACGTATCTGGTTTTTTTGATGTAGTATTGGTATCTGGCAAAGAAGGTGCAATAACGATTAAAGGAGAAGAAAATCTTTTACCATATGTCAAGGTTGAAGTAAAAGATAATGTTTTACATATTTATACTGAAAAAAATATAAATATTAGTACCAAAGAAAATCTAATTTTGACAGTACCTTTTGAAGAAATTAGTGCTGTTTCACTTTCTGGATCAGGAGATGTTAGCAGTAAAAATACTATTGTTGCTACAACTTTCAAAACTAAATTGTCGGGTTCTGGGGATTTAACTTTGGATGTTAAAGCAACAGATTTTGAAGCTAATCTTAGTGGATCAGGAGATGTTGTTTTAACGGGTAATTCAGATACTTTTACTTCTAAAATTTCGGGTTCAGGTGATGTAGACGCAGTAAATTTAATTACAAAAAAAGCAAATGTGACTATTTCAGGATCTGGTGATATGAAAGTAAATTGCAGCGATAGTTTATATGCTAGAGTTTCAGGTTCTGGAGATATCGCTTACAAAGGTAATCCTGAATCTAAAGATACCAAAGTCAATGGTTCTGGTGAAATTTCAAAAATATAA
- the cmk gene encoding (d)CMP kinase, whose protein sequence is MKKIIIAIDGFSSTGKSTLAKQLAKHLGYVYVDTGAMYRAVALYAMENKCIGADFLDKEKLINSLPLVRLHFVFNADLGFAEMYLNDVNVETTIRTLEVSSFVSTVAAISEVRHKLVEQQQEMGAAKGIVMDGRDIGTVVFPTAELKIFMTAGADTRAQRRFDELQAKGDEVSYEEVLKNVVERDYIDTHREDSPLVMADDAIEIDNSYLDRKEQFDAVLELVNEVINTL, encoded by the coding sequence ATGAAAAAAATAATCATAGCAATAGATGGATTTTCATCTACAGGAAAAAGTACATTGGCAAAACAATTGGCTAAACATTTGGGATATGTATACGTAGATACTGGCGCTATGTACCGAGCAGTAGCTTTGTATGCTATGGAAAACAAATGTATCGGCGCTGATTTTTTGGACAAAGAAAAATTAATAAACAGCTTGCCTTTAGTACGCTTGCATTTTGTATTTAATGCAGATTTAGGTTTTGCTGAAATGTATTTGAACGATGTGAATGTTGAGACTACAATCAGAACTTTAGAAGTTTCTAGTTTTGTAAGTACCGTTGCCGCTATATCAGAAGTACGTCACAAACTAGTAGAACAGCAACAAGAAATGGGTGCAGCAAAAGGAATTGTAATGGATGGCAGAGATATTGGTACGGTTGTTTTTCCTACTGCCGAACTCAAAATTTTCATGACCGCTGGCGCTGATACCCGTGCCCAAAGACGTTTTGATGAATTACAAGCAAAAGGAGATGAAGTGTCTTATGAAGAGGTTTTAAAAAACGTAGTTGAAAGAGATTATATTGACACTCATAGGGAAGATTCTCCATTGGTTATGGCTGATGACGCTATTGAAATAGATAACTCTTATTTAGATCGAAAAGAACAATTTGATGCCGTTCTTGAGTTGGTAAATGAGGTTATTAATACTTTATAA